One Paracoccaceae bacterium Fryx2 genomic region harbors:
- a CDS encoding LuxR C-terminal-related transcriptional regulator, with protein sequence MSVKIVSGSPVFQNVLFSVCIARGLAISGIYDSYRKLTRVELRDILLLHVIEGRGDFADQVLCLTQVFPGIRIIVLCPQRIMHELLPRIGDMVTALIPETESADMLFSVLYLAQRGYRMTPADQRVARDQTRCEATSRLDGQACHGETAAPGPVPDDRPVYQLSRRELAILVHLCSGNSNKSIANALQISDATVKVHLRMAFRKIGVTNRTQAAMWAAKHL encoded by the coding sequence ATGAGTGTGAAGATTGTTTCCGGTAGCCCGGTTTTCCAGAATGTTCTTTTTTCGGTCTGCATTGCCCGTGGGCTTGCAATCTCTGGCATCTACGATTCGTACAGAAAGCTCACCAGAGTCGAATTGCGGGACATTCTGCTGCTTCATGTCATCGAAGGTCGCGGAGATTTCGCAGATCAGGTTCTTTGCCTGACGCAGGTCTTCCCGGGGATACGGATCATTGTGCTGTGTCCGCAAAGGATCATGCATGAGCTTCTGCCGCGGATTGGCGACATGGTGACGGCATTGATTCCGGAAACGGAATCCGCCGACATGCTGTTCAGCGTGCTGTATCTGGCCCAGCGGGGGTACCGGATGACACCCGCCGATCAGCGGGTCGCCCGCGATCAGACCCGGTGCGAGGCCACGTCACGCCTCGACGGCCAGGCATGTCACGGGGAAACGGCCGCACCCGGACCTGTGCCCGATGACCGGCCGGTGTATCAGCTGTCCAGGCGCGAACTGGCGATCCTCGTGCATCTCTGTTCCGGCAATTCGAACAAGAGCATCGCCAATGCGCTTCAGATCAGCGATGCCACCGTCAAGGTTCACCTGCGGATGGCGTTCCGCAAGATCGGCGTCACCAACCGCACCCAGGCCGCCATGTGGGCGGCGAAGCACCTGTGA
- a CDS encoding LuxR C-terminal-related transcriptional regulator translates to MLPAPALAPTGRLIALSAVPPDGHDLARLDRYARRPDAAGTGAHHRQGSVWRIFRAAFANGVTDDLAVLLRDNANDQAVTGFFSSIWPILREDALRECHLPLPDSGSDSGPDSGPDFGDEAMLWMISNKIDIAVMVMNDKGQMLRANAAARDMLESGHVLRRGKGGIRGVDEGQTRLLRQTVAACAKAGAATAEAFVFLATATPGLRVPVTVSRFLHVGVPTDLVTVMMPSPPDSRRVERLAKRMGLTHAEARVAALLQLGLSNRVAAGMAGLKEQSFSTYAKRVLSKLNVTSRAEMAQMLTWQAQGGRMP, encoded by the coding sequence GTGTTGCCCGCCCCCGCCTTGGCCCCGACCGGTCGCCTGATCGCGCTTTCGGCCGTCCCGCCCGACGGCCACGACCTGGCTCGGCTGGACCGCTATGCACGACGGCCCGACGCGGCCGGCACCGGGGCCCATCATCGGCAGGGCAGCGTGTGGCGCATCTTCCGCGCGGCCTTCGCCAACGGGGTGACGGACGACCTTGCCGTGCTGCTGCGCGACAACGCCAACGATCAGGCGGTGACCGGCTTCTTCTCGTCGATCTGGCCCATCCTGCGGGAGGACGCGCTGCGGGAATGCCATCTGCCCCTGCCCGACAGCGGGTCCGACAGCGGGCCGGACAGCGGGCCCGACTTCGGTGACGAGGCGATGCTCTGGATGATCTCGAACAAGATCGACATCGCGGTGATGGTGATGAACGACAAGGGCCAGATGCTGCGCGCCAACGCAGCGGCCCGCGACATGCTCGAAAGCGGGCATGTGCTCAGGCGCGGCAAGGGCGGCATCCGCGGCGTGGACGAAGGGCAGACACGGTTGCTGCGGCAAACGGTGGCGGCCTGTGCGAAGGCAGGGGCGGCAACGGCAGAAGCCTTCGTGTTTCTGGCAACCGCGACGCCTGGCCTGCGGGTTCCGGTGACGGTTTCGCGCTTCCTGCATGTCGGGGTGCCGACCGATCTGGTGACGGTCATGATGCCCTCGCCGCCCGACAGCCGCCGGGTGGAACGGCTGGCCAAGCGGATGGGGCTGACCCATGCCGAGGCCCGGGTCGCGGCCCTGCTGCAACTGGGCCTGTCGAACAGGGTGGCCGCGGGGATGGCCGGGCTCAAGGAGCAGTCGTTTTCCACCTATGCCAAGCGCGTGCTCAGCAAGCTGAACGTCACGTCACGCGCCGAGATGGCACAGATGCTGACCTGGCAGGCACAAGGCGGGAGGATGCCATGA
- a CDS encoding calcium-binding protein: MSGSYDEWVEVVVPECIVDLSKATGGNNQVTGTGTVGDDAVDLRLRGSPDNYNGDAGDDFIVGNNDNNALNGEDGCDTIYGMGGSDAITGGAGDDTLYGDDGHGSNPEGNDCIDGGDGNDFIVGEGGSDGLDGGTGDDVIYGDYAPDQPDEGNSGNDGIIGGEGSDTIYGGAGNDTILGDDGDDYSLDDGHDKIWAGEGDDIVAGEGGNDCIWGEGGNDLLYGNEGDDAIDGGDGDDSISGGLGYDYIVGGDGNDEIFGDIRQGRATDLDIGSDTWNGGSQYSFSGSSDTIFGGNGDDFIDGGAAADLLFGEAGEDRIFAGRGNDYVDGGAEDDSIMGDAGRDNLRGGSGDDWIRGGAGADTIYGDRGLDGPVARSVVDNDTCIDHSGVPDADDGPDGCDLLLGGDGNDAIYGEGGNDEIYGGNGNDRLEGQLGDDLVNGDDGNDNMWGGEGNDTMYGGNGNDRMRGDTGDDAMSGDAGNDTMWGGEGNDTMSGGDGHDLMYGGNGNDLMYGDAGDDTMHGDAGDDTMYGNDGNDVMYGADGNDWMSGGNGNDGMSGGTGDDVMSGDDGNDWMGGDDGNDAMSGGNGDDNMYGGNGDDVLNGDAGDDDVNGGAGNDILNGGDDDDFLWGGEGDDVLTGGNGKDVFEVHLTWDGVSFTSTDGSDTATDFDMDQDADVLTFVIHDLTNGADDTALFNALNAATTVVDNAVDTSITVGGAAITLVGVHGNHPFNFNSLEAINDFSDGNYLYEAVDIVIV; encoded by the coding sequence ATGTCTGGCTCTTATGACGAATGGGTCGAGGTGGTCGTCCCGGAATGTATTGTCGATCTTTCCAAGGCAACCGGCGGCAACAACCAGGTGACGGGGACCGGCACCGTCGGCGATGATGCCGTGGACCTGCGCCTGCGCGGCTCGCCCGACAACTACAACGGCGATGCGGGCGATGACTTCATCGTCGGCAACAATGACAACAACGCGCTCAATGGCGAAGACGGCTGCGACACCATCTATGGCATGGGCGGCAGCGACGCCATCACCGGCGGCGCGGGCGACGACACCCTTTACGGCGATGACGGCCACGGCAGCAACCCCGAAGGCAATGACTGCATCGACGGGGGTGACGGCAATGACTTCATCGTCGGCGAAGGCGGGTCCGACGGGCTGGACGGCGGCACCGGCGACGACGTGATCTATGGCGACTATGCGCCCGACCAGCCCGACGAAGGCAACAGCGGCAATGACGGGATCATCGGGGGCGAGGGCAGCGACACCATCTACGGCGGCGCGGGCAACGACACCATCCTCGGCGATGACGGCGACGACTATTCGCTCGATGACGGCCATGACAAGATCTGGGCCGGCGAGGGCGACGACATCGTGGCCGGCGAGGGCGGCAACGACTGCATCTGGGGCGAGGGCGGCAACGACCTGCTCTATGGCAACGAAGGCGATGACGCCATCGACGGCGGCGACGGCGACGACAGCATCTCGGGCGGTCTTGGCTACGACTACATCGTGGGCGGCGACGGCAACGACGAGATCTTCGGCGACATCCGCCAGGGCAGGGCCACCGATCTCGACATCGGGTCCGACACCTGGAACGGCGGTTCGCAATACAGCTTCTCGGGGTCGTCGGACACCATCTTCGGCGGCAACGGCGACGACTTCATCGACGGCGGCGCCGCTGCCGACCTGCTGTTCGGGGAGGCGGGCGAAGACCGCATCTTCGCCGGACGCGGCAACGACTATGTCGATGGCGGCGCGGAAGACGACTCGATCATGGGCGACGCCGGCCGCGACAACCTGCGGGGCGGGTCGGGCGACGACTGGATCCGCGGCGGCGCCGGTGCCGACACCATCTACGGCGACCGCGGCCTGGACGGCCCTGTCGCCCGGTCGGTGGTGGACAACGACACCTGCATCGACCACAGCGGCGTGCCGGATGCCGATGATGGCCCCGACGGCTGCGACCTGCTGCTGGGCGGCGACGGCAACGACGCGATCTACGGCGAAGGCGGCAATGACGAGATCTATGGCGGCAACGGCAATGACCGGCTGGAAGGCCAGCTTGGCGACGATCTGGTCAACGGCGATGACGGCAACGACAACATGTGGGGTGGTGAAGGCAACGACACCATGTATGGCGGCAACGGCAACGACCGGATGCGCGGCGACACCGGCGATGACGCGATGAGCGGCGACGCCGGGAACGACACCATGTGGGGTGGCGAAGGCAACGACACCATGTCCGGCGGCGACGGCCACGACCTGATGTATGGCGGCAACGGCAACGACCTGATGTATGGCGATGCCGGGGACGACACCATGCATGGCGACGCCGGCGACGACACCATGTACGGCAATGACGGCAACGATGTCATGTACGGCGCTGACGGCAACGACTGGATGTCGGGCGGCAACGGCAATGACGGGATGTCCGGCGGGACCGGCGACGACGTGATGAGCGGCGACGACGGCAACGACTGGATGGGCGGCGATGACGGCAACGACGCGATGTCGGGCGGCAACGGCGACGACAACATGTATGGCGGCAACGGCGACGACGTGCTGAACGGCGATGCGGGCGACGACGATGTGAACGGCGGGGCCGGCAACGACATCCTGAACGGCGGCGACGATGACGACTTCCTCTGGGGCGGCGAAGGCGACGACGTTCTGACCGGCGGCAATGGCAAGGACGTGTTCGAGGTTCACCTGACCTGGGACGGCGTTTCCTTCACCTCGACCGACGGGTCCGACACGGCGACCGACTTCGACATGGACCAGGATGCCGACGTGCTGACCTTCGTCATCCACGACCTGACGAACGGGGCGGATGATACCGCGCTTTTCAATGCGCTGAACGCGGCGACGACGGTGGTCGACAATGCTGTCGACACCTCGATCACCGTGGGCGGCGCGGCGATCACCCTGGTCGGGGTGCACGGGAACCATCCGTTCAACTTCAACTCGCTCGAGGCGATCAACGACTTCAGCGACGGCAACTACCTCTACGAGGCGGTTGACATCGTCATCGTCTGA
- a CDS encoding type I secretion system permease/ATPase, translating to MKTRTVFDGQRGLIASIFIASMFVNLLILTAPLYMLQLFSRVMTSGSIPTLIALTVGAVLALLFFFAFDLIRQRLAARLGTRLETALGARVLEGLVDDVPTREAVGAQPVRDLQEVRAFASGPFFIALLDAPWSLVFVAVIYLFHPVLGMIALGGVLLLFLIGVMTEAFGRSPNRSAADAAQKANRAAEEILRNADIVRAMGQTPAMVDRWQVHSFGSMVFGTMATDRVAFLGALAKLVRMGLQIAILGVGVLLVLRDELTPGLMMAASILLGRAAAPVEQSISGWRALMSVRLSIQRLNTLLARQETRQALLELPEPLGHLTVEEATVLMADHQNPIVFGVSFDLQPGASLGIIGPSGAGKTTLARALVGLQPLSRGHVRIDDAALPDWPADQIGRYVGFLPQRVELFNGTVAENIAMMDAEAAPSAIVEAARRAEVHDLILTLPNGYNTPVGVLGERLSAGQRQRIGLARAFFGNRRLIVLDEPNANLDPEGEEALARAVANATARGAVVIVVTHRMSILRRVSHAAVMEGGRMIRFGPAREILDATLHPVAQQRVTPGKVTLLRRQGAAGAGFSSVRKGAGQ from the coding sequence ATGAAGACCAGAACCGTCTTTGATGGCCAGCGCGGCCTGATCGCCTCGATCTTCATCGCAAGCATGTTCGTCAATCTCCTGATCCTGACGGCGCCTCTGTACATGTTGCAGTTGTTTTCGCGGGTGATGACATCGGGAAGCATTCCCACCCTGATTGCCCTGACCGTCGGGGCCGTGCTGGCCCTGCTGTTCTTTTTCGCCTTCGACCTGATCCGCCAGCGGCTGGCGGCGCGGCTTGGCACCCGGCTGGAAACCGCGCTCGGCGCGCGGGTGCTGGAAGGGCTGGTCGATGACGTGCCGACCCGCGAAGCGGTGGGCGCCCAGCCGGTGCGCGACCTGCAGGAGGTGCGGGCCTTTGCCAGCGGCCCCTTCTTCATCGCCCTGCTCGATGCACCCTGGTCGCTGGTGTTCGTTGCGGTGATCTACCTGTTCCACCCGGTGCTCGGCATGATCGCGCTGGGGGGGGTGCTGCTGCTGTTTCTGATCGGCGTGATGACCGAGGCGTTCGGGCGCAGCCCGAACCGGTCGGCCGCCGACGCCGCCCAGAAGGCCAACCGCGCCGCGGAAGAGATCCTGCGCAATGCCGACATCGTCCGTGCCATGGGGCAGACGCCTGCCATGGTCGATCGCTGGCAGGTGCATTCCTTCGGGTCGATGGTGTTCGGCACGATGGCCACCGACCGGGTCGCGTTTCTCGGGGCGCTGGCCAAGCTGGTGCGCATGGGCCTGCAGATCGCGATCCTCGGGGTCGGCGTGCTGCTGGTGCTGCGCGACGAGCTGACCCCCGGGCTGATGATGGCCGCCTCGATCCTGCTGGGGCGGGCCGCGGCCCCGGTGGAGCAGTCGATTTCCGGCTGGCGGGCGCTGATGTCGGTGCGCCTGTCGATCCAGCGGCTGAACACGCTGCTGGCGCGGCAGGAAACCCGGCAGGCCCTGCTGGAACTGCCCGAACCGCTGGGGCACCTGACGGTCGAGGAGGCGACCGTGCTGATGGCCGACCACCAGAACCCGATCGTGTTCGGGGTCAGCTTCGATCTGCAGCCCGGCGCATCGCTGGGCATCATCGGGCCAAGCGGCGCGGGCAAGACCACGCTGGCGCGCGCGCTGGTCGGCCTGCAGCCCCTGTCGCGCGGCCATGTCCGGATCGACGACGCCGCCCTGCCCGACTGGCCCGCCGACCAGATCGGCCGCTATGTCGGCTTCCTGCCGCAGCGGGTCGAGCTGTTCAACGGCACCGTGGCCGAGAACATCGCCATGATGGATGCCGAAGCGGCACCCTCGGCCATCGTCGAGGCGGCCCGGCGCGCCGAGGTGCATGACCTGATCCTGACCCTGCCCAACGGCTACAACACGCCGGTCGGGGTGCTGGGCGAACGCCTGTCGGCGGGCCAGCGGCAGCGCATCGGGCTGGCGCGGGCCTTCTTCGGCAACCGGCGGCTGATCGTGCTGGACGAGCCCAACGCCAACCTCGACCCCGAGGGCGAAGAGGCGCTGGCCCGCGCCGTGGCCAACGCCACCGCCCGCGGCGCCGTGGTGATCGTGGTGACCCACCGGATGAGCATCCTGCGCCGCGTCAGTCACGCCGCGGTCATGGAGGGCGGCCGGATGATCCGCTTCGGCCCGGCGCGCGAGATCCTCGACGCCACCCTGCACCCGGTCGCCCAGCAGAGGGTGACCCCCGGCAAGGTCACCCTTCTGCGGCGACAGGGGGCTGCAGGGGCGGGCTTTTCCTCGGTTCGGAAAGGGGCTGGACAATGA
- a CDS encoding HlyD family type I secretion periplasmic adaptor subunit, which yields MTTHALARARPTAPGLVDRMPSQQLRLAPPVRVGGTMVWLTILGLGLVAVMVFWTTMAAMQSAVVASGQFRVVGDRLVVQHLEGGILRRIEAREGDVVQQGDVLIELDDTRAQASLGILQNQLMAALATRARLQAEFDERGRIVPSEELQAMIAAHPASGDVLRSQLDVFQANLRLSQGLVQILEDRISQLRQQLSGTEHRLRAQANQLALLQDELAGKKTLFEQGLITKSQFLELRRDEAALTGDILVTQTQMQTVYQQIAEIEARQLQVRRDRLKEITQDRQAVNETIDDLRQRIQAASDIAERLTIRAPQSGRVVGLRVNTVGGVIEGGQDLMEIVPRDAGHVIEVQVRPQDINQVVQGGAARVRLSAYNFRTTPTVDGEVTHVSADSFTDPKSGRPYFKVDVRILPGQLEALDHVEAVPGMPAQVMIATGEQTMADYLLGPILGGFEVALSESE from the coding sequence ATGACCACGCATGCGCTGGCACGCGCCAGGCCGACGGCGCCGGGGCTGGTGGACAGGATGCCGTCGCAGCAGCTCCGGCTTGCGCCCCCCGTCCGGGTCGGGGGCACGATGGTCTGGCTGACGATCCTGGGCCTCGGGCTGGTGGCGGTGATGGTCTTCTGGACGACGATGGCCGCGATGCAGAGCGCGGTCGTGGCCTCGGGCCAGTTCCGCGTGGTGGGGGACCGTCTGGTGGTGCAGCATCTGGAGGGCGGCATCCTGCGGCGCATAGAGGCCCGCGAAGGCGACGTGGTGCAGCAGGGCGACGTGCTGATCGAGCTCGACGATACCCGCGCCCAGGCCTCGCTGGGCATCCTGCAGAACCAGCTGATGGCGGCGCTGGCAACCCGGGCCCGCCTTCAGGCCGAATTCGACGAGCGCGGCAGGATCGTCCCGTCAGAGGAACTTCAGGCGATGATCGCCGCGCATCCGGCCTCGGGCGACGTGTTGCGCTCGCAACTGGACGTGTTCCAGGCGAACCTGCGGCTGTCGCAGGGGCTGGTGCAGATTCTCGAAGACCGGATCAGCCAGTTGCGCCAGCAGCTTTCGGGCACCGAGCACCGGCTGCGGGCGCAGGCAAACCAGCTGGCGCTGCTGCAGGATGAACTGGCCGGAAAGAAGACCCTGTTCGAACAGGGCCTGATCACCAAGAGCCAGTTTCTGGAACTGCGCCGCGACGAGGCTGCCCTGACAGGTGACATTCTGGTGACGCAGACCCAGATGCAGACCGTCTATCAGCAGATCGCCGAGATCGAGGCCCGGCAGTTGCAGGTGCGCCGCGACCGGCTGAAAGAGATCACGCAGGATCGCCAGGCGGTGAACGAAACCATCGACGACCTGCGCCAGCGCATCCAGGCCGCAAGCGACATTGCCGAGCGGCTGACCATCCGCGCGCCGCAATCGGGCCGGGTGGTCGGGCTGCGGGTCAACACCGTGGGCGGGGTGATCGAGGGCGGGCAGGACCTGATGGAGATCGTGCCGCGCGATGCGGGCCACGTGATCGAGGTCCAGGTCCGGCCGCAGGACATCAACCAGGTGGTTCAGGGCGGCGCCGCGCGGGTCCGGCTTTCGGCCTACAATTTCCGCACCACGCCGACCGTGGATGGCGAGGTGACGCATGTCTCGGCCGACAGCTTCACCGATCCCAAGAGCGGCCGGCCCTACTTCAAGGTCGATGTCCGCATCCTGCCGGGCCAGCTCGAGGCGCTGGATCACGTCGAGGCCGTGCCGGGGATGCCCGCGCAGGTGATGATTGCCACCGGCGAGCAGACGATGGCCGACTATCTGCTGGGCCCGATCCTTGGCGGGTTCGAAGTGGCGCTCAGCGAAAGCGAGTGA
- the istB gene encoding IS21-like element helper ATPase IstB gives MLTHPTHDRLLALGLTGIASALEEQRRSTAFDALSFEERLGLLVNREAAERDTKKLASRLKFAALRQDASVEDLDLRSPRGLDRSVMAHLADGGWIARHENLLITGPTGLGKSWIACALGHKACRDGRPVLYQRAPRMFEALALARGDGRHERILKTIARMDVLIIDDWGLAVLTAPERRDLLEILEDRHGRASTIVTSQLPVDQWHEAIGDPTLADAILDRLVHNAHRLTLSGESLRRRSAVTKKLDQIVQA, from the coding sequence ATGCTGACCCATCCCACCCACGACCGACTGTTGGCGCTCGGCCTGACCGGCATTGCATCGGCGCTCGAAGAACAACGCAGGTCAACCGCCTTCGACGCCCTCTCGTTCGAAGAGCGTCTCGGCCTGCTGGTTAACCGCGAGGCTGCAGAGCGCGACACCAAGAAACTGGCCTCCCGGCTCAAGTTTGCGGCTCTGCGCCAAGATGCCAGCGTCGAGGATCTGGACCTGCGCAGCCCACGTGGTCTTGACCGCAGTGTCATGGCGCATCTTGCCGATGGCGGCTGGATCGCCCGGCACGAGAACCTGCTGATAACCGGGCCGACCGGTTTGGGCAAAAGCTGGATCGCCTGCGCCCTTGGCCACAAGGCGTGCCGGGATGGGCGGCCCGTCCTCTATCAACGTGCGCCGCGCATGTTCGAGGCCCTTGCTCTGGCCCGTGGCGATGGCCGCCATGAACGCATCCTCAAAACCATCGCCCGCATGGATGTGCTGATCATTGACGATTGGGGCCTCGCCGTCCTCACCGCCCCGGAGCGCCGTGACCTGCTGGAAATCCTCGAAGACCGCCACGGCCGCGCTTCCACCATCGTCACAAGCCAACTCCCCGTTGACCAGTGGCACGAAGCCATCGGCGACCCAACGCTCGCAGATGCCATCCTCGACCGCCTCGTTCACAACGCACACCGCCTCACCCTCTCAGGTGAAAGCCTGCGCAGGCGCTCCGCCGTCACAAAAAAGCTTGACCAAATCGTTCAAGCCTGA
- the istA gene encoding IS21 family transposase: MPTGRLNMRRIRDVLRLKLGQGLSERSIAASLGLSKGSVGSYTQRARHAGLTWPLPEGIDDDSLELLLFPAPPTVPDAERLVPDWAEIDRELRRPGVTRMLLWEEYRAAHPGGFAYTWFCTHYEAWKGRVRPTMRQTHVGGEKVFVDFAGDTIDVIDPTTGEARAMKLFVAAMGASNHTYAEAVASEGLEDWILAHIRMFAFLGGVPKAVVPDNLKSAVIKADRFDPGLNRTYAEMAAHYGTAVLPARPRKPRDKAKVEVAVQVAQRWILARLRNHRFFSLAELNVAIRRLLDELNMRVMRGYGASRADLFATLDRPNLQPLPPEPYVFARWKRARVAPDYHVEVDSSWYSVPFALIKQEVDVRTSGQTVEIFHRGQRVASHVRTPGRRSHVTVADHMPSAHRRFAEWTPARMLAQATKTGPAVAAFCEMVMADRPHPEQGFRTCLGVLALVKTYGPERVDAACQRGVTIRARTVTSIRSILKTGLDRAFLEGSEEVAPLQHANIRGGSYYH, translated from the coding sequence ATGCCGACAGGACGATTGAACATGCGCCGGATACGAGATGTTTTGCGATTGAAGCTTGGGCAAGGCCTGAGCGAGCGGTCCATTGCCGCTTCCCTCGGTCTGAGCAAGGGGAGCGTCGGAAGCTACACCCAACGGGCGCGTCATGCCGGGCTCACGTGGCCCTTGCCGGAGGGGATCGATGACGACAGCCTTGAACTTCTTTTGTTTCCAGCCCCGCCCACGGTGCCGGACGCGGAGCGGCTTGTGCCCGACTGGGCGGAGATTGACCGCGAGTTGCGCCGCCCTGGGGTGACGCGGATGCTGCTCTGGGAAGAATACCGTGCCGCGCACCCCGGGGGTTTTGCCTATACTTGGTTTTGCACGCATTACGAGGCTTGGAAGGGTCGGGTGCGCCCGACGATGCGCCAGACACATGTGGGCGGCGAGAAGGTGTTCGTTGACTTTGCCGGCGACACCATCGACGTGATCGACCCCACGACCGGCGAAGCGCGGGCCATGAAGCTGTTCGTGGCGGCAATGGGGGCATCGAATCACACCTATGCCGAGGCGGTGGCATCGGAGGGGTTGGAAGATTGGATCCTCGCGCATATCCGGATGTTCGCCTTTCTGGGCGGCGTGCCAAAGGCGGTGGTTCCGGACAATCTGAAGTCCGCCGTGATCAAGGCAGACCGGTTTGATCCGGGGCTGAACCGGACCTATGCCGAGATGGCGGCGCATTATGGCACCGCCGTTCTGCCCGCCCGGCCGCGCAAACCCCGGGACAAGGCGAAGGTGGAAGTGGCTGTCCAAGTGGCACAACGCTGGATTCTGGCGCGGCTGCGGAACCACCGGTTCTTCTCATTGGCCGAGTTGAACGTGGCGATCCGGCGGCTGCTGGACGAGTTGAACATGCGCGTGATGCGCGGCTATGGCGCCAGCCGCGCCGATCTGTTTGCCACTTTGGATCGGCCCAATCTTCAGCCCCTACCGCCCGAACCTTATGTCTTCGCCCGCTGGAAGCGCGCCCGCGTGGCACCCGACTATCACGTTGAGGTCGACAGCTCATGGTATTCCGTGCCCTTCGCGCTGATCAAACAAGAGGTCGATGTTCGCACAAGCGGCCAGACGGTCGAGATATTCCATCGTGGTCAGAGGGTTGCGAGCCACGTGCGCACCCCGGGGCGGCGCAGCCATGTCACCGTGGCCGACCATATGCCATCGGCCCATCGTCGCTTTGCCGAATGGACCCCGGCCAGAATGCTGGCGCAGGCAACCAAGACCGGCCCCGCCGTCGCCGCCTTTTGCGAGATGGTGATGGCTGACCGCCCCCATCCTGAACAGGGGTTCCGCACCTGCCTGGGTGTGCTGGCCTTGGTCAAAACCTATGGGCCGGAGCGCGTTGATGCGGCCTGCCAGCGGGGTGTGACCATCCGGGCCCGCACCGTCACCTCCATTCGTTCGATCCTCAAGACCGGCCTCGATCGCGCCTTCCTGGAAGGCTCCGAAGAGGTCGCCCCCCTCCAGCACGCCAACATTCGTGGCGGCAGCTATTACCATTGA
- a CDS encoding substrate-binding domain-containing protein produces the protein MIAPVLEAFGAHHPDIAIRHLNKNTNAAVSELVSGNDRRFDLFWASAPEAFEVLRQAGSLLGKGPDSHVDFAYSAVGWTWRTPFPGRPPQDWNDLLAPELAGRIGMSHPMQSGTTHSLIETILQDRGWEAGWAWLLELAGQLNTISARSFGVLEGVDHGRFDIGLTIDFLALKRSNAGLVFRYGRPIIIIPARIAVLEGGQSADAAQTFIDFLLSPEGQRLLLRPDIRRIPVLPEIRAELAETLLPEVRAALQFSWSRYDPGLASRRYEAVNQLFESFVARDFLRRRDLWRRWHGLPQDAPDRAALRTILTHMPVSEHQARSAVLDRDTLIRWSRASSDLLDRAEAGMAE, from the coding sequence GTGATCGCCCCGGTGCTGGAGGCGTTCGGGGCACACCACCCCGACATCGCGATCCGCCATCTGAACAAGAACACCAACGCCGCCGTTTCCGAACTCGTCTCGGGCAATGATCGCCGCTTCGATCTGTTCTGGGCCTCCGCGCCAGAGGCTTTCGAGGTGTTGAGACAGGCCGGGAGCCTGCTCGGCAAGGGGCCGGACAGCCACGTGGATTTTGCCTATTCGGCCGTCGGGTGGACATGGCGCACGCCGTTTCCCGGCAGGCCGCCGCAAGACTGGAATGACCTTCTCGCACCCGAGCTTGCCGGCCGGATCGGCATGTCGCATCCCATGCAGTCGGGAACGACCCACAGCCTGATCGAAACGATCCTGCAGGACCGCGGCTGGGAGGCGGGCTGGGCCTGGCTGCTGGAACTGGCGGGGCAGCTCAACACGATCTCGGCCCGCAGCTTCGGCGTGCTGGAGGGCGTGGATCACGGGCGGTTCGACATCGGGCTGACGATCGACTTCCTCGCGCTGAAGCGCAGCAATGCCGGACTGGTCTTCCGCTATGGCCGGCCGATCATCATCATTCCGGCAAGGATTGCGGTGCTGGAAGGGGGGCAAAGCGCCGATGCCGCGCAGACCTTCATAGACTTTCTGCTGTCACCCGAGGGGCAGCGCCTGCTGCTCCGGCCCGATATCCGCCGGATTCCGGTGCTTCCCGAGATCAGGGCGGAGCTGGCCGAGACCTTGCTTCCCGAGGTCCGTGCCGCGCTGCAGTTCAGCTGGTCGCGTTACGATCCGGGGCTCGCCAGCCGGCGTTACGAGGCGGTGAACCAGTTGTTCGAAAGCTTCGTCGCCCGCGACTTCCTGCGCCGCCGCGACCTGTGGCGCCGCTGGCACGGCCTGCCGCAGGATGCGCCCGACCGGGCTGCCTTGCGGACGATCCTGACGCACATGCCGGTCAGCGAACATCAGGCCCGCAGCGCGGTCCTTGACCGGGATACGCTCATCCGCTGGTCCCGGGCCTCGTCGGATCTGCTGGACCGGGCGGAAGCCGGCATGGCCGAATGA